In Kytococcus sedentarius DSM 20547, the sequence AGCGAGAAGTGGTTGGTCGGCTCGTCGAGGAGCAGCACGTCCGGGGGAGTGGCCAGCACGACGGCCAGGTCCAACCGGCGGCGCTGACCGACGCTGAGTGAGCCCACGGGCCGGTCGAGGTCACGTCCGGCCAGCAGGCCGAGGGGGGCCAGCGGCACCTCCTGCGCGGTGCGCTCCCCGACGGCGGCCGCGTAGGCCGAGCGGGCCGTCGCCCGGGCGTCGTGGGCCGCGGGCTCCTGGGTGAGCAGGCGCACCTGCGCTTCGGGGGCCGTCCAGAACGAGCCGCCCGGGGGCTCCAGGCGTCCGGCGAGCACCGCCAGCAGGGTGGACTTTCCGCATCCGTTGGGCCCGGTGACCAGCCACCGGTCGGTGGCCCCCACAGCCAGGGTCGTGCCCGCCAGGCGCCCCGGCACGGCGGCGGCGTTCGCGACGAGCACGGGCCCGCTGCGCTGGCGGGTGCGGGTGATGCCCTCCAGCGCCCGGAAGGTCACGGTGGCCGGGGGCTTGCGCACCTGGGCCTCCCGGACCCGCGCCAGGGCGGTCTCGGCGTCGTTCACCCGGCGGGCCACCACCTTCGCGTTGCGGTCGGCGTAGAACTTCCTCGCACCGCGACCCTCGGTGCGCGGGCCCCGCTCGGGGCGCCCCACCGTGTGGTCGTCGCGCACGCGCTGCTCCAACCGGCGGATCTCGTCCTGCTCGGCGCGGAATCGTGCCTCCCAGTCGGCTCGGGTGCGGCGTTGCCAGGTGAGGTACTCACCCCATCGGCCCCCGAAGCGGGTGACCCCGAAGCCGGACCCGGGGGAGTCCCGGTCGGTGGCCACCTCGGCGTGGGGCAGCGGGGCGGGGTCGAGGTCGTACAGCACGTCGGCCACCTCGTCGACGAAGGTGCGGTCGTGGCTCGCCAGCAACACCGGCCCGGACCAGCCGCGCAGCAGCTCGGCCAGGAGCTCGGCCGCGGCGTCGTCGAGGTGGTTGGTGGGCTCGTCGAGCAGCAGGGTGTGCGGCGCGCGCAGCAGGAACCACGCGAGCGACAGCCGAGAGACCTGGCCGCCGGAGAGCTCGGTGGACGGCCGGGCGCGGTCGATGCGGGCGATCCCCAGGCCGTCGACGACGCGGTCGGTGCGGTGGTCGACCTCCCAGGCCCCAGCGTGCGTGGCAGCCGTCAGGGCCTCTCCGAGGGCGGCCTCGGCACCGGGTCGGCCGGCGGCCAGGTCCTCACCGGCCTCCTCCACCGCGGTGGCCAGGGCCCGCACCGGCGCGGTGGCCCGGTGGAGCACCTCACCCACGGTCAGGGCCAGATCGAAGGGCGGCTCCTGGTGGTGCAGGCCGACGGTCCCGGTGTGGTGGACGGTGCCCGCATCGGGCTCGTCGAGGCCCGCGGCGATGCGCAGCAGGGTGGACTTGCCCGACCCGTTCTCTCCGATGAGGGCCGCCACCGTCCCGGCGGGGACGCTCAGCGAGAGGTCGGTGAGCACGCGGCGGTCGGGAAAGGTGCGCGAGACGCCCTCGAGGCGCAGGTGGTCCGAGGCGGTGGCCGCAGGGTGGCCGGGGGCGTGGGCGGGGGTGAAGGTCATGGGCGCTCCGGGGCAGCAGGGGGCCTCGCGGGGCGTGTGCCGCGTCGCGAGGTCGGGTTGGCTGCTCAGGAGTCCATGGCGTCCACGGTAGGAGGGCCGGGGCGTGGACGGCAAGGCGTTTTCCCGGGCTGGTTCCGCGAGGAGGTGCCCCTGCCGGCCTTCGGCGAGGACTACCTGCAGGAGTCGCTGGCATCGCTCGAGAGGGCCGCCTCGTAGGGTTCGCCCCATGAGCTCCCCACCGTCACCGGCGCGCCGTCTGCCGGTGGGACCGCTGGTCGCCGCCCTGGCCGTCGCGACCGTCGCCCTCATGCTGCGCCCGGCCGCCACCTCACTCGGCCCCCTGCTGCCGGAGATCTCCGGTGACCTGGGCGGGGGAGGCATCGGCGCCGGGGTGCTCACCGCGCTGCCGCCCTTCATCTTCGGGGTGCTCGGGCTGGCGGCGGTCCCCATCGGACGCCGGTTGGGCCTGAGCGGCGCCATCGTGGCCGCCCTGGCTGTCTCCGTGGTCGGCCTGCTGCTGCGCCCCGTCGTCGGCTCGATGGGGGTCTTCCTCGCCCTGAGTGTGGTGGCCCTGGTGGGCGGCGCGCTGGGCAACGTGCTGGTGCCGGCGTGGGTGAAGCGCCACAGCGCCGGGACGCAGCAACGTCGACTGATGGGCATCTACGTCGCGGTGCTCTCCATCGGCGGCTCGGCCGGGGCGATGCTGGCCGTGCCGCTCACGGACCTGCCGGGCGCCGACGCCCTGCCGGCCGTGGGGCACGGCGCGGACCCCTCCGGCGGTGCCTGGCGCGGCTCGGTGCTGGCCTGGGCGCTGATCGCCCTGGCCCCGCTGGTGGTCTGGGCCGTGGTCGCACGGCGCACCGGTCACGACTTCCCCCGCCACGGCCTCGATGACGCGGCCGTGCCGGTGAGCATCTGGCGCTCACCCACGGCCGTGGCGCTCACCGCCATGTTCGCGCTGCAGTCCACGAACGCCTACACGCAGTTCGGGTGGCTGCCCCGGATCTACACCGAGGGCGGCGTCTCGGCCGGCATGGCGGGCTTCTACACCGCCCTGATCGCGGCCTGCGGCGTGTTGGGCGGGTGGATCATGCCCGGTGTGATCGAGCGTGCGCCCTCCCTACGGACCCTGGCGGTCATCTGCGGGGGGCTCACCACCATCGGGTACCTGGGTCTGCTGGTCTCGCCGCACTCGCTCGCACTGTTGTGGGCGCTGGTGCTGGGCGTCGGCGGGTTCGCCTTCCCGATGGTGATCGCACTGCTGCCGGCCCGCACCGAGGACCCGCTGATCACCGCCCGGTTGTCGGGCATCGTGCAGCCGGTCGGGTACATCTTCGCGGCGATCGGCCCGCTGGCGGTGGGGGCCATCGTCGCGGCGACCGACAGCGTCTCGGTGGTGCTGTGGCTGATGGCCGGCTCGGGCGTACTGCTGGCGCTGGCCGGGTGGCGCGGCGCGGCGGACGTGCTCGTGGACGACGAGCTGGCCGCGGCGCGCTGAGCCCGGCACTGTCGGCCCCGTTCAGCTGGCCTCCCGGCCCCGCTCAGTCGGTGGGCCGGCCCCGTAGACCCCGCCCCAGGTCCGCCCCGATGCGGGCGAGCAGCGGCGCTGGGTCGTCCAGGCACCCCTGTAGGTCCGGCTCGACCTCCCGCAGCGTCCGCACGCCAGCGAAGCCCGCATCCGCCACGTCCGATGCGGTGAGCTCGCTCGTCCCACACACCGCCACCACCGGCACCCCGGCCGCCCGGGCGCGGGCCAGCACCCCCGCGGGGGCCTTGCCGTGGAGCGTCTGGGCGTCGAGGCGGCCCTCCCCGGTGACCACGAGGTCGGCGCCGGCCAGCTCGTCATCGAGCCTCGCGAGGTCCAGCAGCAGCTCGATGCCGGAGGCGTACTGCGCACCCAGCGCCAGCAGTGCGAGGCCCACCCCGCCGGCCGCCCCGGAGCCGGCGCGCTCGGCCAGGTCGGGCGCGCACCCTGCATCGGTCAGGAGGGTCGACCACCGCGCCAGGGCCGCGTCGATGCGGGCGACCGTCACCGCATCGGCACCCTTCTGCGGGCCGTAGACGGCTGCGGCGCCGGTGGGACCCAGCAGGGCGTTGGTGACGTCCGCGGCCAGCGTGAGGCGGGTCGCGGTCAGGCGCTCGCGGGCCGGGTCAAGGTCGAGCTTCGCGGCCTGCTCCAGTCCCGGGACGCCGGGAGGGACGGGGCGACCCTCCCCGTCCAGCACGCGGGCACCGAGGGCCGTGAGCAGGCCGGCCCCGCCGTCGGAGCAGGCGGACCCACCCACGCCCACGATGAGCTGACGGCAGCCCGCATCGAGGGCGGCCGCCATCAGCTCTCCCGTGCCGGTGCTGGTGGCGGTCAGCGCCCGGGTGGGGCCGTCCTCGGGGCGGCTGGGCTGGCCGGTCAGAGACATGCCCGAGGCGGCAGCGAGCTCGAGGAGGGCGGTGCCGCCGTCGGTCGAGCAGGCCCAGGTGGCGGCGTGCGGGCCACCCCAGGGGCCGGTGACCCGCGCGGTGCGCGGCTGCCAACCGGCGGCGAGGACGGCCTCGACGGTGCCGTCGCCCCCATCGGCCACGGGGACGGTCCGGACGTCCGCGTCCGGGCAGGTGGAGAGAATGCCCTCGCACAGGGCGGCCGCGACCTCGCCGGAGGAGACCGAGCCCTTGAAGCCGTCGGGCGCCAGGACGACGCGGGGCCGGGCGGCTGAGGGGGATGGTGCCGGTGGGGTCATGGTGGGGCCATCGTCCACCACACCGGACCCGGCCGGGGCCATGGCCGGCGGCGCCGTGAACGGCGCGTTGGTGGGCGAGGACACGCGGGCCCTGTTGGGGGAGTGAGGCCCGGGTCTGCCGGGCGGGGTACGCACGGCAGTGAGAACTGCTTCCACAGGTGTGCGTACGGGTTGTGATGGTACAAGTGTTGTGCTAAGGTCTGGTCACGGGAAGGGGGAGTGCATGGATGACCAGGCAGAAGGACGGCCCACACCTCAGGGGTGTGCCGGGCAGCATGACGCACCGGGGGAGGCCGCGGCGGGGCACGAGGGGTTGCGGGCCGCCGTGGTGCGCCGGCGGCAGCACCTCGGGGAGACCGCACAGGAGCTCGTCGACACCCTCCGCGAGCTGGAGGAGCTGCGCAACACCGTGGCGGCCGTACAGCTCGAGGCCGTCGCGCGGCTCCAGCGGGTGCAGACCGCGGAGGACCTCGCGGCCGGGGTGCCGGAGGAGATGGCGGGGGAGTGCACCGCATCGATGGTGGGGCTCGCCCGCAGGGAGTCACCACACCGCGGGGCGGAGGCCCTCTCACTGGCGGAGACCCTGGCCGAGGACCTGCCCTGCACCCTCGAAC encodes:
- a CDS encoding MFS transporter, coding for MSSPPSPARRLPVGPLVAALAVATVALMLRPAATSLGPLLPEISGDLGGGGIGAGVLTALPPFIFGVLGLAAVPIGRRLGLSGAIVAALAVSVVGLLLRPVVGSMGVFLALSVVALVGGALGNVLVPAWVKRHSAGTQQRRLMGIYVAVLSIGGSAGAMLAVPLTDLPGADALPAVGHGADPSGGAWRGSVLAWALIALAPLVVWAVVARRTGHDFPRHGLDDAAVPVSIWRSPTAVALTAMFALQSTNAYTQFGWLPRIYTEGGVSAGMAGFYTALIAACGVLGGWIMPGVIERAPSLRTLAVICGGLTTIGYLGLLVSPHSLALLWALVLGVGGFAFPMVIALLPARTEDPLITARLSGIVQPVGYIFAAIGPLAVGAIVAATDSVSVVLWLMAGSGVLLALAGWRGAADVLVDDELAAAR
- a CDS encoding ATP-binding cassette domain-containing protein, which produces MTFTPAHAPGHPAATASDHLRLEGVSRTFPDRRVLTDLSLSVPAGTVAALIGENGSGKSTLLRIAAGLDEPDAGTVHHTGTVGLHHQEPPFDLALTVGEVLHRATAPVRALATAVEEAGEDLAAGRPGAEAALGEALTAATHAGAWEVDHRTDRVVDGLGIARIDRARPSTELSGGQVSRLSLAWFLLRAPHTLLLDEPTNHLDDAAAELLAELLRGWSGPVLLASHDRTFVDEVADVLYDLDPAPLPHAEVATDRDSPGSGFGVTRFGGRWGEYLTWQRRTRADWEARFRAEQDEIRRLEQRVRDDHTVGRPERGPRTEGRGARKFYADRNAKVVARRVNDAETALARVREAQVRKPPATVTFRALEGITRTRQRSGPVLVANAAAVPGRLAGTTLAVGATDRWLVTGPNGCGKSTLLAVLAGRLEPPGGSFWTAPEAQVRLLTQEPAAHDARATARSAYAAAVGERTAQEVPLAPLGLLAGRDLDRPVGSLSVGQRRRLDLAVVLATPPDVLLLDEPTNHFSLRLVSELEEGLAGYPGAVVVASHDRWLRRRWDGEVLHLAP
- a CDS encoding glycerate kinase, with translation MSSPTNAPFTAPPAMAPAGSGVVDDGPTMTPPAPSPSAARPRVVLAPDGFKGSVSSGEVAAALCEGILSTCPDADVRTVPVADGGDGTVEAVLAAGWQPRTARVTGPWGGPHAATWACSTDGGTALLELAAASGMSLTGQPSRPEDGPTRALTATSTGTGELMAAALDAGCRQLIVGVGGSACSDGGAGLLTALGARVLDGEGRPVPPGVPGLEQAAKLDLDPARERLTATRLTLAADVTNALLGPTGAAAVYGPQKGADAVTVARIDAALARWSTLLTDAGCAPDLAERAGSGAAGGVGLALLALGAQYASGIELLLDLARLDDELAGADLVVTGEGRLDAQTLHGKAPAGVLARARAAGVPVVAVCGTSELTASDVADAGFAGVRTLREVEPDLQGCLDDPAPLLARIGADLGRGLRGRPTD